In a genomic window of Candidatus Avedoeria danica:
- a CDS encoding sigma-70 family RNA polymerase sigma factor — MAASTDDRLIDRARNGDGQAFGLLVQRYQDAVYSLCYHLCGDRTDAEDLAQDAFVRFHRQLDRFRPGEPLWPWLRRLTTNSALNGLRGGRVGRVGRANNGAHTVSLDDAAIDGDITNVADTDVGGRAWRASDDLRIDLERHLQALAPADRAVLVLRYLEDLTYAEIAALLDVPVSTVETRLFRARKRLGALYRAHAADGEV; from the coding sequence ATGGCCGCCTCCACCGACGACCGCCTCATCGACCGCGCGCGCAACGGCGACGGCCAGGCGTTCGGCCTCCTGGTCCAGCGCTACCAGGACGCCGTCTACAGCCTGTGCTACCACCTCTGCGGCGACCGAACGGACGCCGAGGATCTGGCGCAGGACGCCTTCGTCCGCTTCCACCGCCAGCTGGACCGCTTCCGCCCGGGCGAGCCGCTCTGGCCGTGGCTGCGCCGGTTGACGACGAACAGCGCGCTGAACGGGCTGCGCGGGGGTCGCGTGGGTCGCGTCGGTCGCGCCAACAACGGCGCCCACACGGTGTCGCTGGACGACGCGGCCATCGACGGCGACATCACGAACGTCGCGGACACCGACGTCGGTGGGCGAGCGTGGCGCGCTTCGGACGACCTTCGGATCGACCTCGAGCGCCACCTCCAAGCGCTGGCGCCCGCCGATCGCGCCGTGCTCGTCCTGCGCTACCTGGAAGACCTGACCTACGCCGAGATCGCCGCGCTGCTGGACGTACCCGTCTCGACGGTCGAGACCCGGCTGTTCCGCGCGCGCAAGCGGCTCGGAGCGCTCTATCGCGCCCACGCCGCTGACGGGGAGGTGTGA